From one Thermoanaerobacter uzonensis DSM 18761 genomic stretch:
- a CDS encoding transposase translates to MLSALIIQKILSIPTIQLLIYILNLSKELRELCGFPRIPSPSQFSRFKSLSELFFNNLVNITEPICREINSALSNILIADTTGFEPYVSENNTKFFDSLYRNVKKLSKSNPDFDAHSHACSKKCLNMLLLILMLKFLI, encoded by the coding sequence ATGCTCTCTGCACTTATCATCCAAAAAATCCTTTCCATCCCTACTATTCAATTGCTCATCTATATCCTTAATCTATCTAAAGAATTGAGAGAGCTTTGTGGTTTCCCCAGAATCCCTAGCCCATCTCAATTCTCTAGATTTAAATCGCTTTCAGAACTCTTCTTCAATAATCTCGTCAATATTACTGAGCCTATTTGCCGTGAAATTAACTCTGCTCTCTCTAATATCTTAATTGCTGATACTACCGGCTTTGAACCTTATGTCAGTGAAAATAACACCAAATTCTTTGACTCTCTCTATCGCAATGTTAAAAAACTCTCTAAATCAAATCCAGATTTTGATGCTCATTCTCACGCTTGCTCTAAAAAATGCCTAAATATGCTTCTTCTAATCCTGATGCTAAAATTCTTAATATAA